GTCTTCCGCCGCGTCAACCACGTCGTGGAGGAGACCAACCGCACCATCGCGGCCGCAGGCGCGCTCGAGGCCGACGACATGGACGCCTTCCGCCAGCTCATGCAGGACTCCCACGAGTCCCTGCGCGACCAGTACGAGGTGACCACGCCCGAGCTCAATTCCGCCTTTGAGGCCGCAGGCCGTTACGGTTCGCGCATGACCGGCGGCGGCTTCGGCGGCAGCGTTATCACGCTTGTCGACGCCAAGGCCATCGAGGACACTGCCCAGAAGATCGAGGACGCCGCCCTTGCCCAGGGCTTCCCGGCGCCGACCTTCCTCGTGGCGCGCCCCGGCGACGGCGCACGCCGGCTCAGCTAGCAGTAAAAAGAGAAACGCTCGATCCGAAACAATCCGGACCGGGCGTTTTCTCTCGTCCACAAGCCCTTAGCCGTTGATACTGCGGCGGACATGGTGAAGAGCGTGAGCATGCCGCGTGAGGCGGTCTTGCCCACAGTGAGCTTCTGGGTTCCGTCCTCACATAAGCGCTAGGAACAGACTGGGCGCAAAGGCTCGCCGTCGTTGCTTACAACCGTCTTCCCAAAAGGGCCGCGTGGGGGAGTGCGGCCTCACCCTGCCACAATCTAGGTCGGGAACGGCCACGACTACTCCCACCCTGATCCGCGCAGGATGCCTGCTGCGCCCGCCGCCGACACGCGGCGCGGCCTACGAGCCAGTCTTCTTCGTTGTGTGGCGTCCCAAAAAGATCTAGCGGTGATGGTGAAAAACGATTCCAGTTAGTTCTTAGTAAAGCTTAGGGCAAGCCGCCCGCCGACACCCCCACCGGCAACCCGACCAGCAAGACGTATCACCCGCCGTTTGTATGATGGTGGCGAAAGGGGAGCCCCATGACCATCAGCCACTTCGGAAACACCGAGCCGCTCCGGCTTGTCGACATCTGCACCTTCGACCTCATCGCCGAGATCGTCTCCAGCTTCTCCACCACCGAGGTCTACTCGATCCTCAACGCGCTCGCCAACGCAGGCAAGTACGACGCCGTGGTCTGGGCGATGTACAACTGGGTGCGCAACGACCCCGACTCCCGCATGCTCATCCCGCAGGCCGACGATCCCCACCCCACACTCACCGCCGAGTGCCCAACGGAAGACTTCAGCTTCTCCATCGCCGCCCCCTACGCCGAGCTGGAAACCCTGTCCGGGTTCCACGAGATCGTGGGGGAGGAGCGGACCTTAATGCGGTTGGGGGAATCAGCTCTAAAATCCCAAAGCGCAGGCTCATAATTGGTTGGTGGAAAGAACCGGGTAAAGCATTTATGGGGCGGAATAGGAGTGAAAGCGCGAGTGAAATACTATCCAATGAGTGACTTGGCATACGGCTACGCATTGAATAGAGCAGTTGAGAGAATCACCGATTCCAATCTTCACTTCAATTACGAAGATGTGAATGACATCCTTGAACTAGAGAACATTCGAATGTACTTGGATGACTTAGCTCGTCATCAATTCAAGTTGGAACGTAACGTGCCGGATTCCAAAACCATGGCCGATTCTATCAGGGAACGGGTTAGAAGATTCTTTGGTGCACTTGAGTTGAGTGGTCTGCCACTGCAAGCACAGAAAGTGAAACCAGTGTACAGAGATGACTTTCTTCGTTGTCTTTTGGAAACTAAGAAAAATCCGTGGTTCAGCGGCAACGACATCGCTGATGTGCTGGTGCGCATGGGATTTCCGTTAAAGATGCTCCTAAAATCGCGGCGACTTGTTCGACTTCAAGGAAACCAACTTTCGGCTGCAATTGAGGAATCGATTGGGAGCGCTGAAATGCTCATCGATGCGGAGTATGAAATGGGCGAATTTAAGGAAATTTACTTTCCAAGCTGCCTGGGTTTAGACGCGAAGAGGGGGCTCATAAAGAAATACATTGATTGGGAGAATGCGAACCCCAACTACTTGAAAGTTCTTGCGCAATGTAAGCCTAAGAATGATGAACTCGTAGACCCCGTACTACGTTTGAACGCAAGTAGGCGGCACCGACAACTTGTGGATGATCTTTTTTCTACGCAAGAGTGCATCAATCAAACTTCCGAAGTCGTATTTGATCCGAGTGAGGAGATGGAATCAAAGCTCATCGAGTACGACCTGAACGGAAGTGACATTCGTGTCACAATCTCGACCAAATACTTATTGTCTTCGTTGGATTTTGAATCAATTTTGGACAATTTTGTCTACTTATTTGGCTACACGAGATTTGATGGAATGCTATCTTACGTACCCATTCGCGGGCAAGAATCAGTTTTTGAATCCATATTAGGTATGAACAGACCACAAGATTTTCCGGATACTTGGGTATCCATGTCTTCGGTGCAACTCGGGATTCTTTTGGCACAAGGGTATTTCAATTTCCTCAGGAGCCAAAACATCGAGCTTGAAGAAGTGATTAGTTGGTTCTTCAAAGAATACCTGAATAGAGAGTTTGGAATAGAAAATTTCGAATTCGTTGCGAACAGTAGGGATTCGGACTATTACACCAGGTGCCACCAGCTTTTTCCGCAGTTTGATGGTGTACTTTCCCAATTTGTTCAAATCGCAAGGCACGGCCACATCGAGCAAGAATTGCGTCGATTCGAAAGGCAGCCTATAAACTTTCGGGAAGTACCTTCATTGCTTAAGGGGAAGTATGTCAGAGTCCCATCATCAGACCCTATTCTTGTCAGCATTCTGAAAGATCTTTTCTCACAGAATTCCGACCTAGGCTTGGTCTCGATGAAATCTCAATCCAGTTGTCTTGTGGACCTTGTTTCAGATTGGAGAGTTTCCATAGAAGATTTCCATCCATATCGACAGAATTTGCTCGAAGAACTCCTAGCTAGAGGAATTTTGGTCATGCAGGATGAATCAAAATCAACTCTTGCATTCAAATCAACGACTCAGCTCGAGGTACTTCGGATGATCTATGAAGCTGGCGCAGTAATGAGACTTGGTCTACGGGGGAACCTTCTTGATGCGTGCAATGAGCTTGTAAAGTCCGGCGTCCTGCAGTTCGAGGATTATCTACTTTCGAAGGAGGAAGGAGAGTATTTTGACTACTGTCTAAATGACAAGTTTCCCAATTCTCTTTTCATTCGAAACTCCTATGCTCATGCACGAACTTCCGCATCCGGGGATGACGAAGAACATTTCCAGAATTACTTACTGGGTGTTCAACTGATGATATTTCTGGTGATCAAGATCAACGATGAGCTTTGTATTCGCTCAAGAATTCGGGAACGAGTAGATAATTCGCTAAAACAAAATAAACATTGAGTCTCACTCGTCGGATTGCTTTGCGTAGGGTGGCGCGTACTGGATGCGGCACTGAAATTTACATAATATAATCAGTTTCTCGCAGCCTGAGACTCCTTTGAGCAAGAAATGCATTGATGGATCGTGCATCTCTCTACACAAGTGTAAGATGCCCCAAATCCAGCGGAATTGTTTCAATGGCGATCTTAGGTGATGTAGAACGAGACTGGGGAATTACCGAAGCAAAAATAGAAATCATATTTCGGGAGCTGGTTCTATTGGGTCATCCTGAGTTGCTACTCTCCAGGAGCTACCTAAGAGATCTACTTTTGGTCCGAGAAATCCTTCCTCACATCGTACGACTCGCACGGAGACTGATTCGCCTCTCAAGGGAACCGGAATCTCGAGTCTTGCGGCTATTTCCTGGTCTTTTTCGTACTGTCCAAGGACAAGGATTCCCTCAGCGGCTAGGTTGGTTCGAGATCCTCCATTCTTCCGTGCCCTCTTCATGAAGTCCTTTTGCTGTCCGACAGTTGCAAGCACGCCGCGGGGAATACGCATTTTCTGAGCTCGTCTGAAGAGTTCGTCAATTCGCTTTTGTCCAGATTTGGGAGCCATAATAGCCTCAACATCCTCTTTCGGAAGATGAAGGAGAGTGTTTGGCGGAAGCGCTGCGTTGTACCATGCCCAGGAGATCGCATTCCTTCCTTGCGCTGAAATCGTGCGCTTTTGGTCACGGTTTCCGCCTTTATTAAGGATTTCATTAGTGATCGAAACAAAGCCAAGTCGCCAACTGGATTCGTGATCATTTGCATGGCAGACCATCGCGGTGTGCCCAAGAGCTTCGTTTGGGATCATCCAACCGAACGGGTGCTTGGAATATTTGCAATCGACTTCATGTCCGAGGATCTCAAAATCCATTACTTGTCCGTCTTTTATGAATCCGTCGAGTGCTCGGCGAATATTGATTTCGACAAGAGACCCAATGTGAGCAGATTCGGTCTTTGACAATTCCTCGGGTCTAAAGCGGCCAGTCTGCTGGCCGTTGTAGGCGTAGTCCATCGATTCACGAATTGCGTTCGCGATTTTAGAGCCGTCGGGATCTTCTTTTCGAATTGCCTCAGTAAGCTCCAGTGCAACGGGGGACGGGGAGAATGAACCTTCCAAAAATAGTCCTCAATTCTTGACGGTTGGTTTGGCAGGAACCAGATTTGTAGACAGTGGTGTCTTGTTTAGTGCACGCGAAATAGATATGCCAAGGGCCTTAGCCACAGGCGGGGGAAAAGCATTTCCTACCTGACGCCATTGTGCAGTCTTGCCTCCAGCCCACTGCCAGTCGTCAGGGAATCCTTGGATCACCCCGCCCATCCGGACGGTGAGTCGTGGAAGGTGCGAAGGGTCATTTACAGGGAAGTCGTGTCCAGGTGCTTCTTCTGCAATTGAAGTCCCTTTCACGCCCAATTTCTTCCATGCCTCTTTCGCACGGGTCGGACCAACATCTGGGCCACCGTGCTTCTTGGAACCACCAACAAGGGTAGGCGCAACAGTATTTGCGGTGCGGGCCCAAGTACGAGCTCCAGGCCATCCATTCTCTGCCATCAAATGACCGATTGCCTCGCCGACAGTCTTTTGTGAGGGAAAGGGGGTAGGCCAGGAAAAATAGGGGCTGTACTCATGCTTTAGCGCAATCAAGACGAAGCGTGGTCGTAGCTGTGGGACTCCAAATTCTGAAGCATAGATGAGCTGCCAAAAGGCATCGAAGCCCAATGAATTGAGGCGATCGATGATGCTGGATCGATAGTTGTCAAAACGTCGCTGTGACAAGCCTTTGACGTTTTCAAGTAGGACTGCTCGAGGGTTTACCTGCTCGATAAGGTCTAGCGCACGGGGAAAGAGGTCGCGCTCATCGTCTGCGCCAAGCTGCTGGCCGGCGATTGAGAAAGGGGGGCAAGGTACTCCACCGGCGAAGAGGTCAATTTTTCCCTCCCACGGAGAAATGTCGAACTCGTGGACATCCATCTCGAAGATGGGCCAAGGGGCAACGGTGTTTGGATTCTCCCTGTTGAGTCGGAGTGTTTCTGCTGCCCAGTTGTCGATCTCGACTACCGCATCGTGGATAAAACCTGCTTCTTCGAGACCTAGAGCTTGGCCGCCGGCACCGGCGCAAATCTCAATAGATCGAAGAGGCTTGGTCACGGTTGTACTTTCACTAAGTTGAGACTTTCCACGGGTGCTTGGTGGAAAAAAATTTGGGATTGGATCTTGGTAGATCATAGTCATTTCTTGCTCAAACTCCTACTTCGAGGAAGAACGCTTCTTGAACTTAAATTAAGTGGTGGACAAGGAGTGTGAAATTCGAACAAATGTACTAACCGTATGTAAGTCTTACACATCCTCAACGGCTATTCAAGGGGCATATTCCCCAGGAAGGGGGGTGTCTTGAATATGGTTCAATTCCAACTTCAGCCGTAGACAAGCACCCTGCGTGACGTGACCGCGATCGCACTCGCAGTTGGGCGGTGGGGTTGTCACGTTTGTGGCGGTAAATAGGAAAAAGGGGGTCGTTTAGCGTAAGTTTGAGGGGCAATGAGTATTACCGATGACGCCACCAGCGGCGAGAACGAGCTGGACGTGAATAATGTGTCGGAATCTCAGGAAAATTCGCAGGTAGACAATGGCCCCACGTCCTTGGAGGACGTGCTGGGCGATGTAGACGACTCCAGGGTTGCGAACACTTCTGAGGGCACCGGCTCCGCGGACGACGCGGACAATGAAGAGAACAATGTAGATAAGGGTGACTCAGAAAGTGACTCCTCTTCGGAGGAGGCCCAGGGCGAGTCGAACGAGAAGAGCGAGGGGCCAAGCTTCGATAACTTGGGGCTGCCCAAGGATGTGCTGAAGGCCGTCGCTAAGGTCGGTTTTGAGACCCCGTCGCCGATTCAGGCGCAGACGATCCCTCTGCTCATGGAAGGCCACGACGTGTTGGGCCTGGCCCAGACCGGCACGGGCAAGACGGCGGCCTTCGCGCTGCCGATTCTTTCGCGTATCGACGTCCATGTGCGCCACCCCCAGGCCCTCGTGCTGGCCCCGACTCGTGAGCTGGCCCTGCAGGTGGCCGACTCCTTCCAGTCGTTCGCCGATCACCTGGGTGACATCCACGTGCTGCCCATCTACGGTGGCCAGGCATACGGCATCCAGCTGTCGGGCCTGCGCCGCGGCGCGCAGATCATCGTGGGCACCCCGGGCCGCGTCATCGACCACCTGGAGAAGGGCTCGCTGGACATCTCCGAGCTGCGCTTCCTGGTGCTCGACGAGGCGGACGAGATGCTCAACATGGGCTTCCAGGAGGATGTCGAGCGCATCCTCGAGGACACCCCGGAGGACAAGCAGGTCGCTTTGTTCTCCGCGACGATGCCCAACGGCATTCGCCGGATCTCCCGCGACTACATGAAGGATCCGCACGAGATCCAGGTCAAGAGCGAGACCCGCACCAACACGAACATCACCCAGCGCTACCTCAACGTTGCCCACCGCAACAAGCTGGACGCGCTGACCCGCATCCTCGAGGTCACCGAGTTCGAGGCCATGATCATGTTCGTGCGCACCAAGCACGAGACCGAAGAACTGGCCGAGAAGCTGCGCGCCCGCGGGTTCTCCGCGGCGGCCATCAACGGCGACATCGCCCAGGCCCAGCGCGAGCGCACGGTCGATCAGCTCAAGGACGGCCGCCTGGACATCCTGGTGGCCACCGACGTCGCCGCCCGCGGCCTCGACGTCGAGCGCATCACCCACGTGTTCAACTACGACATCCCGAACGACACCGAGAGCTACGTCCACCGCATCGGCCGCACCGGCCGTGCCGGCCGCTCCGGCGAGGCGATCCTGTTCGTTACCCCGCGCGAGCGTCGCATGCTGCGCTCCATCGAGCGCGCGACCAACGCAACGCTGGTGGAGATGGACCTGCCCACCGTCGACGAGGTCAACGAGTCCCGCAAGGCGAAGTTCGCCGACTCGATCACCGAGTCGCTGGAGGATTCGCAGATCGACGTCTTCCGCACGCTGGTCAAGGCGTACTCCGAGGAGCACGACGTGCCGCTGGAGGACATCGCCGCGGCGCTTGCCACCCAGGCCCGCGCGGGTGATGAGTTCCTCATGAAGGAGCCGCCGCAGGAGAAGCGCCGCGACCGCCGCGACCGCTTCGACCGCGACGACCGCCGTGGTGGCCGCGATCGCTTCGATCGTGACGATCGTCGCGACCGTGACCGCGGGGAGCGCGGCGCCCGCTTCGAGCGCAACGACAAGGACATGGCCACCTACCGCCTCGCGGTGGGCAAGCGCCAGCACGTGCGCCCGGGTGCCATCGTCGGCGCCCTCGCTAACGAGGGCGGGCTCAATCACAAGGACTTCGGCCGCATCACCATCGCCGTGGACCACACGCTGGTGGAGCTGCCCAAGGACCTGCCGAAGTCCGTCTTCGACAACCTGCGCGATACGCGCATCTCGGGCCAGCTCATCCACATCGAGAAGGACAACGGCGGCCCCCGCGGCGGTCGTGGGGACTACCGCGACCGGGACGATTACCGCGGCGGACGCGGTGGTTACCGCGATGATCGCCGTGGCGGTTACCGTGACCGGGACGAACGCCGTGGCGGACGCGGCGGCTACCGTGACCGCGACGATCGCCGTGGCCGCGCCGACCGCGAGCGCGGTGAGCGCGGCTGGCGAGACTAGCCCCTAGCACTTATGAGTTAATGCCCCTTCCTGCTTCCGCAGGAAGGGGCATTGGCGTTAGTCGGTCACGATCTCGCAGCCGGGAGTGCCGGCCCATTCGGTCCACGAGCCGTCGAAGATGGCCACGTCCTCGTAACCCGCGAGGCGAGCGCCGAGCCCGATGATCGCGGCGGTCACCCCTGAGCCGCAGGAGGTGACAAGCGCCTTCTTCTCGCCCGCGAGATCGGCGAAGATCTCCTTGAGCTCCTCGGGGCTCTTGTAGAGCCCGCCCTCGAGCACCTCGGTGAACGGCAGGTTCTTTGCCCCCGGCATGTGGCCAGACGGTACGCCTTCGCGCGGCTCCGGGTCGGTGCCGGCAAAGCGGCCCGCGGAGCGGGCGTCGAGCACGGGCTTCTCGCCGCTTGCCAGGTAGCCCTTGAGCTCGTCGACGGGGATGACGTACCAGCTCGGGTCGAAGCGGGCGGTGAAGTCGCCCTCGGCAGCAGGCTCCTCGCGGTGGCCGACGGTGTCGAAGCCCGCGGCCTTCCACGCGCGCATGCCGCCGTCGAGCACGTAGGTCTCATCGTGGCCCATGGACTTCAAGAGCCACCAGGCGCGCGGGCTGGCGAACACGCCCTTGGCCTCGTAAACCACGATGATCGAGTCGTCGTTGAGGCCGAGCCTGCGGGCGGCGGCCTGGAACTCCTCCGCAGACTGCAGCCCGTGGGGGAAGGGGTTGGCGAGGTCGGAGAAGTCGCGGTCGATGTCGAAGTAGCGCGCGCCGGGCAGGAACTCGGTGGCCTTGGCGGCGCCGGCCATGGAGGCGTCGAGGACGACGAGGCGGGGGTCGCCGAGCAGCGGTGCCAGCTGCTCGCTATTGATGACGGGGGTAGCGAAAGCGTTGGTCATTGGCCCATCGTAACGCGCAGTCGGGCGGCCGCGCGCGGGATTGAGAGGGAAGCCATGGGCGTCTGCACGCGCGCTACAGAACGCCGTGCCAGCGATTCAAACGGTCGAGCAGTACCGCCTGTGACTCGCGGTAGGCCGTGGCCGCGCCCGCGGCCGTGCCGCCGAACATGATCTCCCAGCCCGTGCCGAAGGACGCGATGTCCTCGGAGAACAGGTGCCCGGCGCCGGGGTAGACGATCGCCTCGAGGTTGGGCGCGCTGCCAGACAGCCCGGTCGCGGCGAGCTCCGACTGCCACATCGCGTCCTCGGCGCCGGCGAAGAGGAGGCCGTTGCCTTTGAAGTTCCTCAGGTCGATCCGCGTGGAGGCGTCGGCGCACTCCGCGGCCTGGACGTAGGTCTCGCGGTAGCGGGGCGGGCGGCCAATCATGAGGTCCCAGATCATCGCCCGCGACGTTGCGCCGTCGACGGTGCGGAAGGAGGCGAAGGGGACGTCCTCGCCGCGGTAGGCAAACGAGGGCTTCTCGTCGCGGGAGGAGAAGTCGAGGCCGGCGTAGGTGTGGTCGGCGGGAGCGTAGTTGACGAGGTTGTCGAAGGCGTAGCCGTGCGCGGCCAGCTCCGCGGTGAACTCCGCGCCCTTCGAGGAGCCGATGAGCGTGATCGGGGTGGGGCGCTCGATGTTCGCGTGGATATACTCGCTGACCTCGTCGAACTGATCGAGCGGCACGCGCGCCAGCGTGGGCACCTGGTTCGGTTGCCCGAAGAAGAACAGGGACAGCACCTCGTAGCCCTGCTCGCTGAGCGCCTTGGCCTGCTCGTAGTTGGGCGAGCCCTCCGAGCCGCCGAAGACCACGAGCGTGCCCGGGTGCTGGCGGCGCTCCGGGATGAAGTGGAAGCCGTTGAGGTACTCGCCCTCGATGGGCACGACGTGGTCGTTGGTCTGGTAGGTGGACTTGTCCTTCAGCGGCGCGGAGGTGGACATGATCGTGTACTTGTCCGCGTTGTGCCTGCGCACGGCCCACAGCGCGACCCCGCACAGCACCACCACGAGCACGATGACGCCGAAGATAGAACCGAGGATGGTGAAGGCTTTCCTCATGATCAAGCCTGCTTCCGGGAAGGTGAGTCGGTACGTGCCCCAGTCTAGTTCGGCCCGTTGGGATTTGTTTTCGCTTGTCGACGCCTACGGTATCCGGCCGGTGGGAGGGCGGCAGCTATAGACGTCGACAAGCAAAAACCGGCCCACGAGGGACCGGTTGCAGCGTGCGGGGCAGTGCTTAGTGCCACATCATGAGGATCGCGATGACCACCCAGAGCAGGGAGAAGATGCCGCCGAACATGGACAGCTGGCCCTTGGCCTTGTCCCAGTCGGCGACCTCGTAGGTCTCGGCGGCCTGCTCGTCGGCCTCCAGCAGGCCGAGCGCGCCCATCATCTTCTTCTGGCGCGGGTAGATGACGAAGTAGAGCAGCACCCACGCGATGACCGCCAGCAGGATCGAGGCGTGGAAGCGGCCCTCGTGCCAGAACTTCGAGTTGGTGAACATGATGGCGAAGCCGATGAGCGGGACGAGGATCGACAGGTTGCCGTAGGCCTGGGTGATCTTGTACAGCGTGGAGGCCGCACCCTTGGCGTTGTCCTCGCCGTTGTGGGCGGCGAGCGCGCGCGTGTGGAAGGTGGACACGGCCACGGTCACGGGGCCGAGGAAGAGCATCGCGGTGAGGATGTGCAGGATGATGAGGAAGTGAGCCACGAAAAGGAAGCCTCTCTGGAAAATAGGTGTTAGAAGGGCAAAGCCTCCGCCGGCGGGCTGTTTTCTCGTGCCAGCGGTGTTTTTGTCAACAACAGGACATCGTAGCCCACGGCCAGCGGCGCGGCCAACGGGGCGCGGGCCTAGGAATAGGGGATATCCGAGGACTCGCTCTCCCGCGTGGCAAGCTCCCGGCCGGTGAAGGGGAAGGCGCGCTGGCGACAATCCTCGCGCGAGCACACGCGACAGCCCGTGCCGATGGGGTCGGCGACGTCGGGGGAGAGGTTGAGCCCGCGGGAATAGACGAGGTTCTCTGCCTGGTCGATGTCGCAGCCGAGCCCGATCGCGAACTCCTTCGGGGCCTCGCCGAACCCAAACGAGGTGGACGAGATGGTGCGGGCGATCCACAGGTACGTGCGCCCGTCGGGCATCTGCGCCACCTGCCGCAGGATCCGCCCCGAAGACTCAAAGCTGCGGTGTAACACCCACAACGGGCACGAGCCGCCCGAGCGCGAGAAGTGGAAGCTTGCCGACGACTGGCGCTTGGAAATGTTCCCGGCCCGGTCGGTGCGGATAAAGAAGAAGGGCACGCCCTCGTCGCCAGGGCGCTGGAGGGTGGACAGGCGATGGCAGGTGGACTCGAAGCTGGTGCCGAACCGACTGCTGAGCAGGTCGATGTCGTAGTGAAGTTCCCTGGCGGCCGCGATGAAGTCGCCGTAGGGCATGACCACCGCGGCGCCGAAGTACTGCGCGAGCGCGACGTGGGCCAGCGCCCGCGACTGCTCGTCGGGCAGCCAGGGTGAGTCGTGGGTGAGATCGACGAGAACGTCCTCGTAGCGCAGGTGCGCCACCTGTCGCGCAAGCTCGAAACACTGCTGGGCCTCGTTGAGGTTGTTTCGCAGGTACACCGTGCGTGTCGCGGGGTTGTAGGAGCGCCGGGAGGTGGGCAGTTCCTTGTGGAAACTCACGGTGACCGAGAACTCTTGGTCCAGCAGCGAGCTGAGCCGGGTCACGCGCAGGCCCGGGATGCCGATCTCCTTTGCCAGCTTCTCGGCGAGCTCATCGAGCTCTTCTACGTGGTTGCGCTTGGAGAATAGGAAGTTCTTCACGTGCTCGTAGGCGTCGACCTGATCGACGGGGGCCTGCGAATAGGCGAGCTGGCTCATCGTCGCCGCGAGCTTGGGATAGCGGGCAGAGAGGTCGCGCAGGCTGCGCTCGTCGAAGTCGGTGATGCCCGCCAGCGCGAGCGCGTCCTTGAGTTTTCCGGCGTTGCGCTTGGCCTCCTCGGGGGAGAAGAGGCTGGGATCCACGTCGAAGGTCCTTGCCAGGTTGAGCAGCATCGAGGCGGACAGAGCGCGGTTGTCGTTTTCTATCTGATTGAGGTAGCTCGTGGAGATCCCCAACTTCCGCGCCATGCTGAGTTGGGTCAATCCGTGAAGGTCACGGAGCATGCGGATCGTTGCCCCCGCGAAGACCTTGGACATAGGTGATTCCTTTGCTGAAAAACGCCCTGAACAGCGATGTTAAATAATTTTGCAAAAGTGGGACTTCTTGTTGAAATTATTTTACAAAATCCACTGGGTGACTCAGGGCACAGGTGGGTTCTAGCGTGATGAGTGCAGCAACGCCACGGCTTGAGCTCACGAGCCGAGGGAAACAAACCTACGACGCTTCGGCGTCCACGGCGTCCACGACGTTTCGACTTCTACGACTAGGAGACTATTCGATGATTACCCATCACGTGTGCACACACAAGTCCGCCGAGGACTTCCCGCGCGAGGAGCACCTCGCCTACGCCATCGCCCAGGTTGCGGCGGATCCCGTCGAGGTTCCCGCGGACACCGAGGAGATGATCAAGAACCGCATCATCGATAACGCCTCCGTCTCGGCGGCCTCCGTCCTTCGCCGCCCGGTCACCGTCGCCCGCCGCCAGGCCGAGGCACACCCGGGCCGCGCCACCGTCTTCGGCCTGCTGGGCACCTACTCCGCCGAATGGGCGGCCTGGGCAAACGGCGTCGCCGTCCGCGAACTCGACTTCCACGACACCTTCCTGGCCGCCGAGTACTCCCACCCGGGCGACAACATCCCACCGATCCTCGCCGCCTGCCAACACCGCGGGCTGGGCGGTCGCGAGCTCATCCGCGGCATCGCCACCGGCTACGAGATCCAGGTCGACCTCGTCCGCGGCATCTGCCTGCACGAGCACAAGATCGACCACGTCGCCCACCTCGGTCCATCGGTGGCCGCCGGCATCGGCACGGCGTTCGGACTCGGCACCGACGTCATCTACGAGGCTGTCGGCCAGGCGTTGCACACCACCACCGCCACCCGCCAGTCCCGCAAGGGCTCCATCTCCTCGTGGAAGGCCTACGCGCCAGCCTTCGCAGGCAAGATGGGCATCGAGGCGATCGACCGCGCCATGCGCGGCGAGGGTGCCCCGAACCCGATCTGGGAGGGTGAGGACGGATTCATCGCCTGGATGCTGTCCGGTCCCGACCACGTCTACGACGTGCCGCTGCCCGCGCCGGGCGAGGAGAAGCGCGCGATCCTGGACACCTTCACCAAGGAGCACTCCGCCGAATACCAGTCGCAGGCCCCGATCGACCTGGCCCGCAAGATGCGCAGCCAGATCGCGGACACCCGCGACATCGACTCCATCGTCCTGCACACCAGCCACCACACCCACTACGTGATCGGCACCGGCTCCCAGGACCCGCAGAAGTTCGACCCGGACGCAACCCGCGAGACCCTCGACCACTCGATCATGTACATCTTCGCCGTGGCCCTCGAGGACGGCACGTGGCACCACGAGCGCTCCTACGCCCCGGAGCGCGCGCACCGACCGGAGACCATCGAGCTGTGGAAGAAGATCTCCACCGTTGAAGACCCGGAGTGGACCCGCCGCTATCATTCCCAGGACCCGGCCGAGAAGGCCTTCGGCGCCCGCGCCGTGATCACCTTCAAGGATGGCAGCGTCCTCGAGGACGAGCTCGCCGTGGCCGACGCCCACCCGCTCGGCGCGCGCCCGTTCGCCCGCCCGCAGTACGTGGAGAAGTTCCGCACGCTGGCCGAGGGCGTGG
This is a stretch of genomic DNA from Corynebacterium vitaeruminis DSM 20294. It encodes these proteins:
- a CDS encoding DEAD/DEAH box helicase; this translates as MSITDDATSGENELDVNNVSESQENSQVDNGPTSLEDVLGDVDDSRVANTSEGTGSADDADNEENNVDKGDSESDSSSEEAQGESNEKSEGPSFDNLGLPKDVLKAVAKVGFETPSPIQAQTIPLLMEGHDVLGLAQTGTGKTAAFALPILSRIDVHVRHPQALVLAPTRELALQVADSFQSFADHLGDIHVLPIYGGQAYGIQLSGLRRGAQIIVGTPGRVIDHLEKGSLDISELRFLVLDEADEMLNMGFQEDVERILEDTPEDKQVALFSATMPNGIRRISRDYMKDPHEIQVKSETRTNTNITQRYLNVAHRNKLDALTRILEVTEFEAMIMFVRTKHETEELAEKLRARGFSAAAINGDIAQAQRERTVDQLKDGRLDILVATDVAARGLDVERITHVFNYDIPNDTESYVHRIGRTGRAGRSGEAILFVTPRERRMLRSIERATNATLVEMDLPTVDEVNESRKAKFADSITESLEDSQIDVFRTLVKAYSEEHDVPLEDIAAALATQARAGDEFLMKEPPQEKRRDRRDRFDRDDRRGGRDRFDRDDRRDRDRGERGARFERNDKDMATYRLAVGKRQHVRPGAIVGALANEGGLNHKDFGRITIAVDHTLVELPKDLPKSVFDNLRDTRISGQLIHIEKDNGGPRGGRGDYRDRDDYRGGRGGYRDDRRGGYRDRDERRGGRGGYRDRDDRRGRADRERGERGWRD
- a CDS encoding alpha/beta hydrolase family protein, which encodes MRKAFTILGSIFGVIVLVVVLCGVALWAVRRHNADKYTIMSTSAPLKDKSTYQTNDHVVPIEGEYLNGFHFIPERRQHPGTLVVFGGSEGSPNYEQAKALSEQGYEVLSLFFFGQPNQVPTLARVPLDQFDEVSEYIHANIERPTPITLIGSSKGAEFTAELAAHGYAFDNLVNYAPADHTYAGLDFSSRDEKPSFAYRGEDVPFASFRTVDGATSRAMIWDLMIGRPPRYRETYVQAAECADASTRIDLRNFKGNGLLFAGAEDAMWQSELAATGLSGSAPNLEAIVYPGAGHLFSEDIASFGTGWEIMFGGTAAGAATAYRESQAVLLDRLNRWHGVL
- a CDS encoding NaeI family type II restriction endonuclease; the encoded protein is MEGSFSPSPVALELTEAIRKEDPDGSKIANAIRESMDYAYNGQQTGRFRPEELSKTESAHIGSLVEINIRRALDGFIKDGQVMDFEILGHEVDCKYSKHPFGWMIPNEALGHTAMVCHANDHESSWRLGFVSITNEILNKGGNRDQKRTISAQGRNAISWAWYNAALPPNTLLHLPKEDVEAIMAPKSGQKRIDELFRRAQKMRIPRGVLATVGQQKDFMKRARKNGGSRTNLAAEGILVLGQYEKDQEIAARLEIPVPLRGESVSVRVVRCEEGFLGPKVDLLGSSWRVATQDDPIEPAPEI
- a CDS encoding sulfurtransferase; amino-acid sequence: MTNAFATPVINSEQLAPLLGDPRLVVLDASMAGAAKATEFLPGARYFDIDRDFSDLANPFPHGLQSAEEFQAAARRLGLNDDSIIVVYEAKGVFASPRAWWLLKSMGHDETYVLDGGMRAWKAAGFDTVGHREEPAAEGDFTARFDPSWYVIPVDELKGYLASGEKPVLDARSAGRFAGTDPEPREGVPSGHMPGAKNLPFTEVLEGGLYKSPEELKEIFADLAGEKKALVTSCGSGVTAAIIGLGARLAGYEDVAIFDGSWTEWAGTPGCEIVTD
- a CDS encoding DNA cytosine methyltransferase, with protein sequence MTMIYQDPIPNFFPPSTRGKSQLSESTTVTKPLRSIEICAGAGGQALGLEEAGFIHDAVVEIDNWAAETLRLNRENPNTVAPWPIFEMDVHEFDISPWEGKIDLFAGGVPCPPFSIAGQQLGADDERDLFPRALDLIEQVNPRAVLLENVKGLSQRRFDNYRSSIIDRLNSLGFDAFWQLIYASEFGVPQLRPRFVLIALKHEYSPYFSWPTPFPSQKTVGEAIGHLMAENGWPGARTWARTANTVAPTLVGGSKKHGGPDVGPTRAKEAWKKLGVKGTSIAEEAPGHDFPVNDPSHLPRLTVRMGGVIQGFPDDWQWAGGKTAQWRQVGNAFPPPVAKALGISISRALNKTPLSTNLVPAKPTVKN